A genome region from Hymenobacter tibetensis includes the following:
- a CDS encoding BLUF domain-containing protein, whose product MIHIIYISRAVRPLSDQDLQLLLDQCRRDNGRHDVTGVLFYSHGNIAQLIEGEADVLEPLFEKISRDGRHSNVTKLVDKPISVRSFAEWSMAFHPLEPAGFETLQGFFLPSGMPPALTSLTIADATLVDLVRIAVFGPDATATSVLPQE is encoded by the coding sequence ATGATTCACATTATTTACATTAGCCGGGCAGTGCGCCCGCTCTCCGACCAAGACTTACAATTGCTGTTGGATCAATGCCGCCGCGACAACGGCCGACACGATGTGACAGGTGTTTTATTCTACAGTCACGGGAACATTGCACAGCTTATTGAGGGAGAAGCGGACGTACTGGAACCGCTGTTCGAGAAAATCTCCCGCGACGGACGCCATTCCAACGTTACGAAGCTGGTAGACAAGCCGATTAGCGTGCGAAGCTTCGCAGAATGGTCGATGGCCTTTCACCCCCTGGAACCAGCTGGCTTCGAAACCTTGCAAGGCTTTTTCTTGCCTAGTGGGATGCCTCCAGCCCTTACTTCGCTAACTATTGCCGATGCTACACTCGTAGATTTGGTGCGCATAGCCGTTTTCGGGCCCGACGCTACTGCCACCTCGGTACTCCCTCAAGAGTAA
- a CDS encoding lycopene cyclase family protein gives MAYHISQEPKLADKRVLLIEPEVKDQNDRTWSFWTDTPTLFDGIVAHEWGKIAFRSPQVEQVFTLARHRYKMIRGLDFYTFVEQALAASPQFRRVQGIVETLENTATGIVAQTGNGESFQAKFAFDSRPPQLQKRPDKYRYLLQHFVGWEVETTTPVFNPETVEFMDFRGEQQHEARFIYVLPFSENRALVEYTLFSGKVLPKAEYEAAMREYLSSLGVADFRIVAEEVGAIPMTDHPLPSTDGTHIINLGTRAGRAKPSTGYAFKRIQAHSARLVQALAATGHPPADSTGDQWQFHVFDTLLLDIMQRQGERTRDIFSELFTRNTPERIFDFLDERTSNWENLQLMNSVTPGPFLRSITHLLRGRPGTRA, from the coding sequence TTGGCATATCACATCAGCCAAGAGCCAAAGCTCGCCGACAAACGAGTGCTGCTTATTGAGCCGGAAGTGAAGGATCAGAACGACCGAACGTGGTCGTTCTGGACGGATACACCCACTCTGTTCGATGGGATTGTGGCGCATGAATGGGGGAAAATTGCCTTCCGAAGCCCCCAGGTAGAACAGGTGTTCACGCTAGCCCGGCACCGCTATAAAATGATTCGGGGGCTGGACTTCTACACGTTTGTGGAGCAGGCCTTAGCGGCCTCACCTCAGTTCCGTCGCGTACAGGGCATAGTAGAAACGTTGGAAAACACTGCTACTGGGATTGTGGCGCAAACGGGCAACGGGGAATCATTCCAAGCAAAGTTCGCCTTCGACAGCCGCCCTCCGCAACTTCAAAAGCGCCCTGATAAGTACCGTTACCTGCTTCAGCACTTTGTGGGTTGGGAAGTGGAAACCACCACTCCCGTATTCAACCCCGAAACGGTGGAGTTCATGGATTTTCGGGGCGAGCAGCAGCACGAAGCTCGGTTCATATACGTGTTGCCGTTCAGCGAGAACCGGGCGTTGGTGGAGTACACGCTTTTCTCGGGCAAGGTGCTGCCGAAAGCAGAATACGAAGCCGCTATGCGCGAGTACCTGAGTAGCTTGGGCGTTGCTGACTTCCGAATTGTGGCCGAGGAAGTAGGAGCCATTCCGATGACGGACCACCCTCTACCCAGCACCGACGGCACACATATCATCAACTTGGGCACTCGTGCTGGCCGGGCGAAACCAAGCACTGGATATGCTTTCAAGCGTATCCAAGCCCATTCTGCTCGTCTGGTGCAGGCCCTAGCTGCCACTGGCCACCCGCCCGCCGACTCCACCGGCGACCAATGGCAGTTCCATGTTTTCGATACGCTGCTGCTGGATATTATGCAGCGCCAAGGCGAACGAACCCGGGACATTTTCAGTGAGTTATTTACCCGCAACACGCCCGAGCGAATCTTTGACTTCCTAGATGAACGCACGTCCAACTGGGAAAACTTGCAGTTGATGAACTCCGTGACGCCCGGTCCGTTTTTGCGCTCTATCACGCATCTGCTGCGCGGGCGGCCAGGGACACGAGCGTAG
- the queA gene encoding tRNA preQ1(34) S-adenosylmethionine ribosyltransferase-isomerase QueA yields the protein MKLSEFKFDLPEALVAQHPAKNRDESRLMVLHRDSGKIEHRTFKDIIEYFGEGDVFVVNDTKVFPARLYGNKEKTGAKIEVFLLRELNKEIHLWDVLVDPARKIRVGNKLYFDDEGEVVAEVIDNTTSRGRTIKFLFDGSDEEFYKALHNLGETPLPRESITRDAEPADKERYQTIYAKHTGAVAAPSAGLHFTREVMKRLEIRGVEITPVTLHVGLGTFRTVDVEDLTKHKMDSENFIVPASSALVVNKALDAKKRVCAVGTTSMRAMESSVSANSRLKANEGWTDRFIFPPYDFKIANTLLTNFHTPESTLMMMAAAFAGYDLLIEAYQTAIKEKYKFFSYGDAMLIL from the coding sequence ATGAAGCTCTCCGAGTTTAAGTTTGACTTGCCTGAAGCCCTGGTGGCGCAACACCCGGCTAAAAACCGCGACGAATCGCGCCTCATGGTACTGCACCGCGACAGCGGCAAGATCGAGCACCGCACGTTCAAAGATATAATCGAGTACTTCGGTGAGGGCGACGTCTTTGTGGTCAACGACACCAAGGTGTTTCCTGCTCGCCTGTATGGCAACAAAGAAAAGACCGGCGCCAAGATCGAAGTGTTTTTGCTCCGTGAACTCAACAAAGAGATTCACCTCTGGGACGTATTAGTGGATCCGGCCCGCAAAATTCGGGTAGGCAACAAGCTGTACTTTGACGACGAAGGCGAAGTAGTAGCTGAAGTTATCGACAACACCACCTCCCGTGGCCGGACCATCAAGTTTCTGTTCGATGGCTCCGACGAAGAGTTCTACAAAGCACTGCACAACCTCGGCGAAACGCCACTCCCTCGCGAGTCTATCACCCGCGACGCTGAGCCAGCCGACAAAGAGCGTTATCAGACCATCTACGCCAAGCACACGGGGGCAGTAGCGGCGCCTTCGGCCGGTTTGCACTTCACCCGAGAGGTAATGAAGCGCCTCGAAATCAGAGGGGTAGAAATTACACCCGTTACGCTGCACGTAGGGCTAGGCACCTTCCGGACAGTGGACGTGGAAGATTTGACCAAGCACAAGATGGATTCCGAAAACTTCATTGTTCCGGCTTCTTCGGCACTGGTTGTGAACAAGGCCTTGGATGCCAAGAAGCGGGTATGCGCAGTAGGTACCACTTCTATGCGCGCCATGGAGTCGTCGGTATCAGCTAACTCGCGCTTGAAGGCCAACGAAGGGTGGACTGACCGGTTCATCTTCCCGCCCTACGATTTCAAAATAGCCAACACGCTGCTTACCAACTTCCACACGCCTGAAAGCACGCTCATGATGATGGCCGCTGCCTTTGCTGGCTACGACCTCCTTATTGAAGCCTACCAAACGGCTATTAAAGAGAAGTATAAGTTCTTCAGCTACGGCGACGCAATGCTCATTCTGTAA
- a CDS encoding DUF2795 domain-containing protein: protein MYWTLELASYLEDAPWPATKDELIDYSIRSGAPMEVVENLQALEDDGQPYESIEEVWPDYPTKEDFMFNEDEY, encoded by the coding sequence ATGTACTGGACGCTGGAACTTGCTTCGTACCTGGAAGATGCTCCCTGGCCCGCCACCAAGGATGAACTCATTGACTACTCTATCCGCTCGGGTGCTCCCATGGAAGTAGTGGAAAACCTGCAGGCCTTGGAAGATGATGGCCAGCCTTACGAAAGCATCGAGGAAGTGTGGCCGGATTACCCGACCAAGGAGGACTTCATGTTCAACGAAGACGAGTATTAA
- a CDS encoding LOG family protein, whose protein sequence is MSKLKKTSRTKASDEALNAGSGQTIRQPDVNNNKVTSISDIREQTHGQRTVQLDDEQRIRRAFVDKDWNEIKIADSWQIFKVMAEFVEGFEKMSKIGPCVSIFGSARTKPDNPYYQMAEEIAAKLVRHGYGVITGGGPGIMEAGNKGARAEGGRSVGLNIELPFEQFNNVYIDPDKLINFDYFFVRKVMFVKYAQGFIGMPGGFGTLDELFEAITLIQTKKIGRFPIVLVGTAYWKGMFEWIEKVMLHEEHNISAEDMQLVQLVDDAASAVKIIDDFYSKYLLSPNF, encoded by the coding sequence ATGTCTAAGCTCAAAAAAACCAGTCGGACCAAAGCTTCCGATGAAGCGCTCAATGCCGGTAGCGGCCAAACCATCCGGCAGCCGGATGTCAACAACAACAAGGTCACCAGCATTAGCGACATCCGAGAGCAAACTCACGGTCAGCGCACGGTGCAGCTAGACGATGAACAGCGTATCCGGCGGGCTTTCGTTGACAAAGACTGGAATGAAATCAAGATTGCCGACTCCTGGCAGATCTTCAAGGTGATGGCCGAGTTCGTGGAAGGCTTCGAAAAGATGTCGAAAATTGGCCCATGCGTGTCTATTTTCGGTTCGGCTCGCACCAAGCCCGACAACCCTTACTACCAAATGGCCGAGGAAATTGCGGCTAAGCTGGTGCGCCATGGTTATGGCGTGATTACGGGCGGCGGCCCCGGCATCATGGAAGCTGGCAACAAAGGCGCCCGCGCTGAAGGTGGCCGTTCTGTTGGGTTGAATATCGAATTGCCGTTCGAGCAGTTCAATAACGTCTACATCGACCCAGACAAACTCATCAACTTCGACTACTTTTTTGTGCGGAAGGTAATGTTTGTGAAATACGCGCAGGGCTTTATTGGTATGCCCGGCGGCTTTGGTACACTAGACGAATTGTTTGAAGCTATTACGCTGATCCAAACCAAAAAAATCGGGCGTTTCCCTATTGTGCTGGTGGGTACCGCCTACTGGAAAGGGATGTTCGAATGGATTGAGAAGGTGATGCTCCACGAAGAGCACAACATATCAGCCGAGGACATGCAACTCGTGCAACTCGTAGATGATGCTGCTTCGGCCGTTAAAATCATTGACGATTTCTATTCAAAATATCTGCTGTCGCCGAACTTCTAA
- a CDS encoding PAS domain-containing sensor histidine kinase, with the protein MREQQLRDILQHMPAGVATLQGPELRYGFVNEAMQAALGGSATEGRPAADPPGCLPDDLLNVMQEVYQRGRPYVAKAYRLPFPGTESEPPRMRYYDIALEPVREGGGPVSGLLLFAVDVTEQEEVRQRTHELAIETRRLDTRLRVLTETVPQITFSVDSSGNYEYVSPQWYYFTGQPPTADLNAMWPLLIHPDDRLRVLYQTDAARTAGNGWSYEYRLRRHDGQYRWVLSRALPEFQAPDKPVFWHGALTEVHDQRELSEALRRGEAELRFLADSIPELIWTATAEGFVDYYNQYSEEYSGLTGKDLGPTGWINLLDPSEQANAARRWVHSIASGEAFEGLFRMRRHDGRYRWHIIRARQLTDARGLRWFGACTDVDDQHRLREVLQTQYDELARTNRDLDTFVYTASHDLKQPLLNLRGLFDELRRSASFDDPQEAQILTMVDDALRQLDLTLQDLAATVQDQRGLSAPAEPLDLRSVAEEVLLGLRAQVQESNAVIELNFELAPTLTYGRANLRSVLHNLLSNAIKFAHPERPAHITVKSHLSATQHPMLTVQDNGMGMILPDVPAPVFQPFARQHPQIGGAGVGIYLVQRIITSRGGHLEVNSTVGEGTAFNIYWFDA; encoded by the coding sequence ATGCGTGAGCAGCAACTGCGGGACATTCTCCAGCATATGCCAGCCGGCGTAGCAACCTTGCAGGGCCCAGAACTGCGCTATGGTTTCGTAAATGAAGCTATGCAAGCAGCTCTAGGAGGCTCTGCTACAGAAGGGCGCCCCGCTGCCGATCCTCCAGGATGCCTTCCCGACGACTTGCTGAACGTGATGCAGGAGGTATACCAACGGGGCCGACCTTACGTGGCCAAAGCCTATCGGCTGCCTTTTCCTGGCACGGAGAGTGAGCCACCACGCATGCGCTATTATGATATTGCCTTGGAGCCCGTCCGGGAAGGGGGCGGGCCGGTGAGTGGCCTGCTGCTGTTTGCCGTGGACGTGACGGAGCAAGAAGAGGTTCGCCAACGAACCCATGAGTTGGCCATTGAAACCCGGCGCCTAGATACCCGCTTGCGGGTGCTCACCGAAACAGTACCTCAAATCACTTTCAGCGTAGATTCCAGCGGCAACTACGAGTACGTAAGTCCGCAGTGGTACTACTTCACGGGCCAGCCGCCTACGGCCGACCTGAACGCCATGTGGCCGTTGCTGATTCACCCCGACGACCGGCTGCGGGTACTCTACCAGACCGATGCGGCCCGCACCGCTGGCAACGGCTGGAGCTACGAATACCGGTTGCGCCGACACGATGGCCAGTACCGGTGGGTATTGAGCCGTGCCCTCCCCGAGTTTCAAGCCCCCGACAAACCAGTGTTTTGGCACGGCGCCCTAACAGAGGTGCACGACCAACGCGAACTATCAGAGGCCCTGCGCCGTGGCGAAGCCGAGTTACGCTTCCTCGCCGACAGTATTCCGGAGCTAATTTGGACGGCTACTGCCGAGGGCTTTGTAGACTATTATAATCAGTACTCCGAGGAGTATTCCGGCTTAACCGGCAAAGACCTTGGGCCTACCGGCTGGATCAACTTGCTGGATCCGAGCGAGCAGGCTAACGCGGCGCGGCGGTGGGTGCACAGCATTGCGAGTGGCGAAGCATTTGAGGGGCTGTTTCGAATGCGCCGGCACGATGGGCGCTACCGGTGGCATATCATTCGGGCGCGGCAGCTCACCGACGCGCGGGGCCTGCGCTGGTTTGGCGCCTGCACCGACGTTGACGACCAGCACCGCTTACGCGAGGTGTTGCAAACCCAATACGACGAGCTAGCGCGCACCAACCGCGACCTGGACACCTTCGTGTACACAGCCTCTCACGACCTCAAGCAACCGTTGCTCAACTTGCGCGGCTTGTTTGATGAGCTACGCCGCAGCGCTTCCTTCGACGACCCGCAGGAAGCCCAAATCCTAACTATGGTGGATGATGCATTGCGTCAGCTCGACCTTACGCTGCAGGATTTGGCGGCCACCGTACAAGACCAACGTGGCCTCTCCGCTCCCGCCGAGCCTCTGGACCTACGAAGCGTAGCAGAAGAGGTGCTATTAGGCCTGCGGGCCCAAGTACAGGAGTCGAATGCCGTCATCGAGTTGAACTTCGAGCTAGCCCCTACCCTAACCTATGGCCGTGCCAACTTACGCTCGGTGTTGCACAACTTACTCAGCAACGCCATCAAGTTTGCCCATCCTGAGCGCCCCGCACACATAACGGTGAAGAGCCACTTGTCCGCCACGCAGCACCCCATGCTCACGGTACAGGATAATGGCATGGGCATGATATTGCCGGACGTACCAGCACCAGTGTTTCAGCCTTTTGCGCGGCAGCATCCCCAGATTGGAGGCGCGGGAGTAGGCATTTACTTGGTGCAGCGAATCATCACGAGCCGTGGTGGGCACCTAGAGGTAAACAGCACCGTGGGGGAAGGCACTGCGTTCAACATCTACTGGTTCGATGCCTAG
- a CDS encoding ABC transporter ATP-binding protein translates to MNDQQSTADTQLLPALRTENLVAGYEPRVLLRNLFLEVDTPSFVAIVGHNGCGKTTLFRTITGQLPYSGNVWLNGRNLRTVRRPATAGLLAYLPQRTVVGFPIRVRELVVMGRYRQHGLLSTYSTADYQLADAALAAVTATHLADQDFTLLSGGEQQLVWLAQLSLQDAPLYLLDEPTQQLDVYYRRRVFDLMQAWVVEQRKTVLCITHDLDNLLTLSGYLLNLSHPQPYLEPLTPSSVRAAKEFLEASPL, encoded by the coding sequence TTGAACGACCAACAATCAACCGCCGACACTCAACTGTTACCAGCTTTACGCACCGAGAATTTGGTTGCGGGGTACGAACCACGTGTTCTGCTCCGCAACCTTTTTTTAGAGGTAGATACCCCGTCATTTGTCGCTATTGTGGGTCACAACGGCTGCGGCAAAACCACCCTGTTCCGGACCATAACCGGGCAGCTACCATACTCCGGCAACGTTTGGCTGAACGGACGCAATTTGCGTACCGTTCGTCGGCCAGCTACGGCGGGCTTGCTGGCGTACCTGCCGCAGCGCACCGTAGTAGGCTTTCCTATCCGGGTACGAGAGCTGGTGGTGATGGGCCGCTACCGCCAACACGGCTTGCTCAGCACGTACTCCACCGCCGATTACCAGTTGGCTGATGCGGCGCTGGCGGCAGTTACTGCCACCCACCTTGCCGACCAAGATTTCACACTGCTTTCTGGGGGAGAGCAGCAACTCGTATGGCTGGCCCAACTCAGCCTGCAGGATGCCCCTCTGTATCTCCTCGACGAGCCCACCCAGCAGCTCGATGTCTACTACCGCCGCCGCGTATTTGATTTGATGCAGGCGTGGGTGGTAGAACAACGAAAAACGGTGCTCTGCATCACCCACGACCTCGATAATTTACTGACGTTATCTGGCTATCTGCTTAATCTCTCCCATCCTCAGCCATACTTGGAACCCCTTACCCCCAGCAGTGTGCGCGCCGCGAAAGAATTTTTGGAAGCTTCTCCGCTTTAG
- a CDS encoding RBBP9/YdeN family alpha/beta hydrolase: MQTTPTQAEVKEVFIVPRWAGAPHDDWYPWLGNQLRAVAAEDGIEYRIHTLTMPAWDLPIIGQAVEYLQQVLPPEKLNQDIILVGHSVGCLAILHYLANVSKANPAAKQVGGVLCVAGWFSVDSPWQDIQNWMDAPIDFEAARSLIPTDKMIVLLSDDDPYTSGYQDNERLWVERLHSQVSILPGRQHFSAQLDFDVRDAVRDLAGATSALAPT, encoded by the coding sequence ATGCAAACGACTCCTACCCAAGCCGAAGTGAAAGAAGTGTTCATTGTGCCCCGCTGGGCCGGTGCTCCGCACGATGATTGGTACCCCTGGCTAGGCAATCAGCTACGGGCGGTAGCCGCCGAAGACGGAATCGAATACCGCATTCATACGCTGACCATGCCCGCCTGGGACCTGCCCATCATTGGGCAAGCAGTGGAGTACTTGCAGCAGGTGCTACCGCCCGAAAAGCTCAACCAAGATATTATTCTGGTGGGGCACAGCGTTGGGTGCTTGGCTATTTTGCACTACTTGGCTAATGTATCCAAAGCCAACCCGGCGGCCAAGCAGGTAGGAGGCGTGCTATGCGTAGCAGGCTGGTTTTCAGTGGATAGCCCTTGGCAGGATATTCAGAACTGGATGGATGCGCCCATCGATTTCGAGGCAGCTCGCAGCCTCATTCCAACTGACAAGATGATTGTGCTGCTCTCCGACGATGACCCGTACACATCAGGCTACCAAGACAACGAACGTCTGTGGGTGGAACGCCTCCATTCGCAGGTAAGCATTCTGCCCGGGCGGCAGCATTTCAGCGCCCAGCTCGATTTCGACGTGCGTGACGCGGTGCGCGACTTGGCAGGGGCTACATCTGCCTTGGCTCCTACCTAG
- a CDS encoding ABC transporter permease: MKALRLTLESFRFAWQALKSNLLRTVLSLLGVTVGIFAIIAVFTVVDSLEANVRQSMSFVGDKVIYVMKMPWTFDQPDYPWWRYFQRPAPTVREFQLLQRSLSDNQRGVAIYAATGGNTLRVGSNSMQGCALMGVSYDYRSVSDLPIAEGRYFTTQEVEAARNVAIVGADVAANLYPNGSALGQEFKVRGLSFTIVGIVKKEGKKILDTPSNDTNCVIPFEAFTKMFALSTNGLTGVTPTIAVKGREEDAGLLDLEYEMKGLIRNIRTLKPREEDNFALNRPEMIANMVGKLFSVIGIAGGVIGSFAMLVGGFGIANIMFVSVKERTNIIGIQKSLGAKNYFILFQFLFEAIFLCLIGGAAGIFLVWLITLVPQDSLPLTLSAANITLGLTVSVVIGVLAGIVPAVMAANLDPVIAIRSK, from the coding sequence ATGAAAGCTCTGCGTCTGACTTTGGAAAGCTTCCGCTTTGCGTGGCAAGCGCTGAAATCAAATCTGCTGCGGACAGTGCTTTCCTTGCTTGGCGTCACGGTGGGCATCTTCGCCATTATTGCCGTTTTCACCGTCGTCGACTCGCTGGAAGCCAACGTGCGCCAAAGCATGAGCTTCGTTGGCGATAAGGTGATTTATGTGATGAAAATGCCCTGGACTTTCGACCAACCCGACTATCCGTGGTGGCGCTATTTCCAGCGGCCTGCGCCTACGGTGCGGGAGTTTCAGCTTTTGCAGCGTAGCCTCTCTGATAACCAGCGCGGCGTGGCTATATATGCTGCCACGGGTGGCAACACGCTGCGTGTGGGTTCCAACAGTATGCAGGGGTGCGCACTCATGGGCGTCAGCTATGACTACCGCAGCGTTTCGGATTTGCCTATTGCCGAAGGCCGCTACTTCACCACGCAGGAAGTGGAAGCGGCGCGTAACGTCGCCATAGTAGGTGCTGATGTTGCGGCCAACCTGTATCCTAACGGCTCGGCGCTGGGCCAAGAATTCAAGGTGCGCGGCCTTTCCTTCACTATTGTTGGGATCGTCAAGAAAGAGGGCAAAAAGATTCTGGACACGCCCAGCAACGATACCAACTGCGTTATTCCGTTTGAGGCTTTCACTAAGATGTTTGCGTTGAGCACCAACGGCCTGACCGGGGTAACGCCTACTATAGCCGTGAAGGGCCGCGAAGAAGATGCCGGCCTTCTGGACTTGGAGTACGAGATGAAAGGCCTGATCCGCAACATCCGTACGCTCAAGCCTCGCGAGGAAGACAACTTCGCCCTGAACCGCCCCGAGATGATAGCCAACATGGTTGGTAAGCTCTTCTCGGTAATTGGCATTGCCGGCGGCGTTATTGGCTCGTTTGCGATGCTGGTAGGTGGATTCGGAATTGCCAACATCATGTTCGTGTCGGTGAAAGAGCGCACCAACATCATTGGCATCCAGAAGTCATTAGGCGCTAAAAACTACTTTATCCTATTTCAATTTTTGTTTGAGGCTATTTTCCTGTGTTTGATAGGAGGGGCTGCGGGCATTTTTCTGGTGTGGCTGATCACGCTAGTGCCCCAAGACTCGTTACCGCTCACGCTTTCCGCTGCCAACATCACATTGGGCCTCACCGTATCAGTGGTGATTGGGGTGCTGGCTGGGATTGTTCCGGCTGTAATGGCCGCCAACCTGGATCCGGTTATTGCTATTCGAAGCAAATAA
- a CDS encoding 2-C-methyl-D-erythritol 4-phosphate cytidylyltransferase translates to MTESELSNAAMPLATSAAIVPRVAIIVAGGSGTRMGADRPKQFLALNGEPVLLHTLRRFATPALGVTTLIVVLPPDQFASWTQLCATHQVQIPHVVVAGGASRWASVRNGLAELAGHSTGVVAVHDGVRPLTPLSVIENTYAAALEHGAAIAAVPPKDSVRGLSQQGSYALDRSRLRLVQTPQCFDLELLRRAYNLPELSTFTDDASVVEDLHPIRLVAGDYCNLKITTPEDLLLAEVLLRQEVKF, encoded by the coding sequence ATGACCGAATCAGAACTTTCCAACGCCGCAATGCCATTGGCTACCTCGGCAGCCATAGTGCCACGCGTTGCTATTATAGTAGCAGGGGGCAGCGGTACCCGTATGGGGGCCGACCGGCCCAAGCAGTTCCTGGCGTTGAATGGGGAGCCGGTGCTGCTACACACCTTGCGCCGGTTTGCTACCCCGGCCCTAGGCGTGACCACCCTGATAGTAGTATTGCCCCCAGATCAATTTGCTAGTTGGACCCAGCTGTGCGCCACGCACCAAGTACAGATTCCGCACGTGGTGGTGGCGGGTGGCGCTTCGCGGTGGGCTTCCGTACGCAATGGCCTTGCCGAACTAGCGGGGCATTCAACGGGTGTAGTAGCGGTGCATGATGGGGTGCGGCCCCTAACTCCCCTATCCGTTATTGAAAATACGTATGCCGCCGCCTTAGAGCACGGCGCAGCCATAGCCGCAGTGCCTCCCAAAGACTCGGTGCGGGGGCTGAGTCAACAAGGCTCCTATGCCCTAGACCGGTCCCGGCTACGCCTCGTGCAAACCCCCCAGTGCTTTGATTTAGAGCTACTACGGCGCGCCTATAACCTGCCTGAACTATCTACCTTCACCGACGATGCCAGTGTGGTGGAAGACTTACATCCTATCCGGCTAGTGGCGGGCGACTACTGCAACCTAAAAATCACGACTCCGGAAGACTTGCTGCTGGCTGAAGTGCTATTACGGCAGGAGGTTAAATTTTAA
- a CDS encoding DUF349 domain-containing protein, which produces MEQQDHLLAEARRYGYIEGDEVWLKPFMNLPARKVGQVKESADASLLYFANRFELFRGKVEDLLQKIEESENKGSFLMKALHLKEQVASYDALGDFESLHTRLTEAEEAIKVTVARNREKNLATKISLIQQVEALHNALDWATAGDELQELRQAWIKTGPVDKQHTDDLENRFRVAADEFFMRRKAFQNEKKAMTNRAAEQFKALIRQSEGLQDSTDFEGTTAKLKKLQQDWKEVGGSLPRKQANDLWTQFRAAHNHFFERLKVHIESKRTESKDSSTDDNLARKRALVAEAVELLNRPMSEAVARAKELQAAWKKVGPVRGPESDRVWEQFILACDRVFELSALEHFIRKRPENATAKPEEQVNMRVQALRDFIKYDQQEQLTLEENLGKLSSAPANDAFRQMLQGKIRAFERKIRTKNDLIEMLRQRLVA; this is translated from the coding sequence ATGGAACAACAAGACCACCTGCTGGCAGAAGCCCGCCGCTACGGCTACATCGAGGGCGACGAAGTGTGGCTCAAACCATTTATGAATCTGCCGGCCCGCAAAGTGGGGCAAGTGAAAGAATCTGCGGATGCTTCCTTGCTGTATTTTGCCAACCGCTTCGAGCTATTCCGGGGCAAAGTAGAAGATTTGCTGCAGAAGATAGAGGAATCCGAAAACAAGGGTTCATTTCTGATGAAGGCCCTGCACCTAAAGGAGCAAGTAGCTTCCTACGATGCTCTCGGTGACTTCGAAAGCCTGCACACCCGCCTCACCGAGGCCGAGGAAGCCATTAAGGTGACCGTGGCCCGCAACCGTGAAAAGAATCTGGCCACCAAGATCAGCCTGATTCAGCAAGTGGAAGCCCTGCACAACGCCCTGGACTGGGCTACCGCTGGCGACGAACTGCAGGAGCTGCGGCAGGCCTGGATCAAGACAGGGCCCGTAGACAAGCAGCACACCGACGACCTGGAAAACCGGTTTCGGGTGGCTGCCGACGAGTTTTTCATGCGGCGCAAGGCCTTCCAGAACGAGAAGAAGGCCATGACCAACCGTGCGGCCGAGCAATTCAAGGCGCTTATCCGGCAGTCGGAAGGGTTGCAGGATTCCACCGACTTCGAAGGCACCACGGCCAAGCTCAAGAAGCTCCAGCAAGACTGGAAAGAAGTGGGTGGCTCCTTGCCCCGCAAACAAGCCAACGACCTATGGACCCAGTTCCGGGCCGCGCACAACCATTTCTTTGAGCGCCTGAAGGTGCATATAGAGAGCAAGCGCACTGAATCCAAGGACAGCTCCACCGACGACAACTTGGCACGCAAGCGTGCTTTGGTGGCCGAAGCAGTGGAACTACTCAACCGACCCATGTCGGAGGCAGTGGCGCGGGCCAAGGAACTGCAGGCAGCCTGGAAAAAGGTGGGCCCAGTACGCGGCCCCGAATCAGACAGAGTGTGGGAGCAGTTCATTCTGGCCTGCGACCGGGTATTCGAGCTTAGCGCCCTAGAGCACTTCATCCGCAAACGGCCTGAAAACGCCACGGCCAAGCCCGAAGAGCAAGTGAACATGCGGGTGCAAGCCTTGCGCGACTTCATCAAATACGACCAGCAGGAGCAACTCACGCTAGAAGAGAACCTCGGCAAGCTAAGTTCTGCGCCGGCCAATGATGCGTTCCGGCAGATGCTGCAAGGCAAAATCCGTGCTTTCGAGCGAAAAATCCGCACTAAAAACGATTTAATCGAAATGTTGCGCCAACGCTTGGTTGCGTAG